The following are from one region of the Sorghum bicolor cultivar BTx623 chromosome 2, Sorghum_bicolor_NCBIv3, whole genome shotgun sequence genome:
- the LOC8081174 gene encoding uncharacterized protein LOC8081174 — MAAKVASPLAFRRDVRGPLGRPHPSGGCRSGTGMPGVLYWSSGAGGSRVLAARARGRNRFGGGSGRTAKDEAADEDEEEVADVVIVDAGDEEEFASDELSGFRGLVLDLSYRPVNVVCWKRAICLEFIGKADVLEYYDQTVSSPSGSFYIPAVLRVPQLLQVVKRRRVKQSLSRKNILYRDDFTCQYCSSGDNLTIDHVIPISRGGKWEWENLVTACARCNSRKGQKTPEQANMKLLKIPRAPKEYDIMAVPLTKSAFRTLKRNHGLPEVWLQYLSRPSP; from the exons ATGGCGGCCAAGGTGGCGTCGCCGCTCGCGTTCCGCCGCGACGTGCGTGGCCCGCTCGGCCGGCCTCATCCGAGCGGCGGCTGCCGGAGCGGGACCGGGATGCCGGGGGTGCTGTACTGGAgcagcggcgccggcggcagCAGGGTGCTCGCGGCGCGGGCGCGCGGGCGGAACAGGTTCGGCGGCGGATCAGGGCGGACGGCCAAGGACGAGGCggcggacgaggacgaggaggaggtcgcGGACGTGGTGATCGTCGACGCCGGGGACGAGGAGGAGTTCGCCTCCGACGAGCTGTCCGGGTTCAGGGGCCTGGTTCTTGATCTCTCCTACAG GCCTGTCAATGTCGTGTGCTGGAAGCGCGCCATCTGCCTGGAGTTCATTGGGAAG GCCGATGTGTTGGAGTACTATGATCAGACCGTCTCTTCGCCTAGCGGATCCTTCTATATCCCTGCAGTTTTAAGG GTTCCACAGTTGCTGCAAGTAGTAAAGAGAAGAAGAGTCAAGCAGAGCCTAAGCCGTAAAAACATTCTTTACAGGGATGATTTCACCTGTCA ATATTGCTCTTCAGGGGACAACTTGACAATTGACCATGTTATTCCGATTTCGCGTGGTGGTAAATGGGAATGGGAGAATTTG GTGACTGCCTGTGCCAGATGCAACTCCAGGAAGGGTCAGAAGACACCGGAGCAGGCAAACATGAAGCTGCTTAAGATCCCCAGG GCGCCCAAGGAGTACGATATTATGGCTGTGCCCTTGACAAAATCTGCATTCAGAACGCTCAAGAGGAACCATGGGCTTCCTGAAGTGTGGCTGCAGTACCTTTCCAGACCATCTCCATGA
- the LOC8060706 gene encoding uncharacterized protein LOC8060706, producing MAAVGSLQPGMEALHVQGDYKDAPPPAKASVVAAAVESLQPAMESLHVQDFKDAAAAPAKGATAVGSLQPGAENLQAQDYKDASMYYGAYPAYAYGAYGGWGEYSTYLADGAQSPTAGTYADMYYGYAPYGVATLGSDGQIYGSQSYDYQYPSTYNKQQNSTAKLSTNGKSEKLAPAPQGDVSTVGVDEVKGLKNSNSTLKADKNTPSSNGSYGRSSARSGSYQNQTSWPHYPYYSSEMFSDKQQKFTSNRNSTALNAKTKGQSRNQNTRQYPHLMGLQTPTSPSVYSANGIYGYDGSYGAGLWYGSHMYSSGLYGGWNSLYDGKYRTRGRGNNGYYVYGNGNLDGFNELKRGPRSGMYKNQLGLGATTEVPAKEQDLSVDDGSHPAMKDQYNQADFAETYSDAKFFIIKSYSEDDVHKSVKYNVWASTPNGNKKLDAAYQEAKEKSSETPVFLLFSVNASGQFVGLAEMVGRVDFDKTVEHWQQDKWTGCFPVKWHIVKDVPNSLLKHIILENNENKPVTNSRDTHEVKFEQGLQVLKIFKDHVCKTSILDDFGFYDNREKLMQERKAKQQQSLKKVIDVKLPNSTDTEKSLKGETGSTELTEADVLNKELSLDKAGEKNGEKGNDVAPQDLKSPTEKLAGPNGC from the exons ATGGCGGCTGTGGGGAGCTTGCAGCCGGGGATGGAGGCTCTACACGTGCAGGGGGACTACAAGGACGCGCCTCCTCCGGCCAAGGCCTCCGTGGTGGCTGCCGCGGTAGAGAGCCTCCAGCCGGCGATGGAGAGCCTACATGTGCAGGATTTCAAGGACGCGGCGGCGGCTCCGGCCAAGGGCGCCACCGCCGTGGGGAGCTTGCAGCCTGGGGCCGAGAACTTGCAGGCGCAGGATTACAAGGACGCTAGCATGTACTATGGTGCTTACCCGGCTTATGCCTATGGAG CCTATGGTGGCTGGGGGGAGTACTCCACATACCTGGCTGATGGAGCACAGTCACCAACTGCT GGTACCTATGCTGATATGTACTATGGCTATGCTCCCTATGGTGTTGCAACCTTGGGGTCTGATGGTCAGATTTATGGGTCTCAGAGTTACGATTACCAGTACCCATCAACATATAACAAGCAACAGAATTCTACTGCCAAGCTGTCGACCAATGGTAAAAGTGAGAAATTGGCTCCGGCGCCGCAAGGGGATGTCTCCACTGTTGGTGTCGATGAGGTGAAAGGTCTGAAAAATTCAAACTCGACCTTGAAGGCAGACAAGAATACGCCAAGTTCCAATGGTTCATATGGCCGATCCAGTGCGCGTTCTGGCAGCTATCAGAACCAGACTAGTTGGCCGCACTATCCATACTATAGCAGTGAGATGTTCTCTGACAAGCAGCAAAAGTTTACCAGCAATCGCAATTCGACTGCTCTCAATGCTAAAACCAAGGGGCAGTCCAGGAATCAAAACACGAGACAGTATCCTCATCTCATG GGTCTGCAAACACCAACTTCCCCATCAGTTTATTCAGCTAATGGAATATATGGGTATGATGGGAGCTATGGAGCTGGCCTTTGGTATGGATCGCACATGTATAGTTCTGGGTTATATGGTGGGTGGAATTCACTGTATGATGGAAAGTACAGAACCAGAGGAAGAGGTAATAATGGATATTATGTTTATGGCAATGGAAACCTAGATGGCTTCAATGAGCTGAAAAGAGGGCCAAGAAGTGGTATGTACAAAAACCAGCTGGGGCTTGGAGCTACTACTGAAGTACCAGCAAAAGAGCAGGACCTTTCGGTTGATGATGGATCCCATCCTGCGATGAAGGATCAGTATAATCAGGCTGACTTTGCGGAAACATACTCAGATGCAAAATTCTTCATTATTAAATCATACAGTGAAGATGATGTTCACAAGAGTGTTAAGTACAATGTGTGGGCTAGCACTCCCAATGGCAATAAGAAACTTGATGCTGCCTACCAAGAGGCTAAAGAGAAATCAAGCGAAACTCCTGTTTTCCTTCTTTTCTCT GTGAATGCAAGTGGCCAGTTTGTTGGCCTTGCTGAGATGGTTGGTCGTGTTGATTTTGACAAAACAGTAGAGCATTGGCAACAGGACAAATGGACTGGTTGTTTCCCTGTCAAGTGgcacattgtgaaggatgttcCAAACAGCTTGCTGAAGCACATCATTCTTGAGAACAATGAAAACAAGCCAGTGACAAACAGCAGAGATACACATGAG GTGAAGTTTGAGCAGGGCCTTCAAGTGCTCAAGATTTTCAAGGATCATGTCTGCAAGACATCCATACTGGATGACTTTGGCTTTTATGATAATCGTGAGAAGTTGATGCAAGAGAGGAAAGCAAAGCAGCAGCAGTCACTGAAAAAG GTCATCGATGTGAAGCTGCCTAACTCTACTGACACAGAGAAAAGTCTCAAAGGAGAGACTGGATCAACAGAACTCACTGAGGCTGATGTCTTGAACAAAGAGCTTTCATTAGACAAAGCAGGAGAGAAAAATGGCGAGAAAGGAAATGATGTCGCTCCACAGGACCTGAAATCACCAACTGAGAAGTTGGCAGGTCCAAATGGCtgttga